TATCCTTTCAGCAAAATGACATTTACTTTTTGAAAGTAACCTGTTAACGTGAAATGTTGGAACCTACTATATATTTAGACAAGAGGAGGAATACTAATGGGTGTTCCTGTAAAAAATGAAAAACCGGAGCGTCGCTCAACCTTAAGACTGCTCCTCCTTGTAGCCGGAATTATTTTACTAACGACTAACTTACGTGCTCCGATTACTTCTGTTGGACCGGTTGTCCCTCTTATTCGGGATGGACTAGGCATTTCAAATACAATGGTTGGTGCACTGACAACAATTCCATTATTGGCATTCGGCTTATTATCTCCTTTTGCCCCACGTCTCGCTAGAAGATTTGGAATGGAATTTGTCTTATTTTTTGTGTTAATCGCCATCACATTCGGACTTATTGCCAGACCTTTAGGCGGCATTTCGATCCTTTACATTGGGACCATTTTTATTGGTGCCGGGATTGCAATTGCCAACGTACTTATGCCAGCCTTTATCAAAATGAAATTCGAAAATAATATTGGCGTCATGACAGGAATCTATTCAATCTCTATGAACATCACTGCCGCATTGGCAGCTGGGTTAAGTATTCCAATTGCAACCGCCAGTTCGTTTGGTTGGAAGGCGTCTATTGGCGTTTGGGCAATATTTGCGGTGATTGCACTTTTAGTTTGGATTCCGCAACTCCGTAATCAACAAAAAGCATCTTCCCAAGGGAATGAAAATCATAAAGGAAATTCTCTTTTACGCTCAAAACTAGCTTGGAAAATTACGATTTTCATGGGATTACAATCTTTATTATTCTTCTGTATCGCAGCTTGGTTTCCTGTTATTTTACAAGATAGAGGGATGACTGCAGAGAAAGCAGGCTGGATGCTTTCATCCGTCCAATTGGCACAGTTGCCTTTTACCTTTATTGTTCCAATTATCGCAGGACGAATGAAAAATCAAATCCCGCTCGTTTGGGTTACATTCATTACCTTAATCCTTGGACTCTCAGGAATTTTATCTGGTTCAATGGCACTCGTATTACCGTCTGCAATTTTGTTCGGAATTGCAACTGCATTTGCATTTGGCTTAGCAATGATGTTCTTTATGTTAAGAACTGAAAACATATTTGAAGCAGCTGGTTTATCTGCAATGGCGCAAACATTTGGCTATTTACTTGCAGCTACGGGCCCTGCGCTTTTCGGTTTGTTATATGACCTAACAGGCGGTTGGACAATTCCTATTTTCTTATTAGTATTCTCTTCTATCGTCCTCCTCATTGTTGGATTGGGGGCCGGAAAAGATAATTATGTATCAAAACCGCCACAAACAACAACTGAAAAATAATCACTTAAACATTTATATTAAAAGTACAAAAGACTTCCTAATCCGTCTCAAATTGACGGACTGGAAGTCTTTTCTTTATTATAACGTTAGATTTCTTTCATTAAATTTGCCATTTCAATAGCCGCCGTGCCAGCATCCCAACCTTTGTTTCCGGCTTTTGTGCCCGCACGTTCAATTGCTTGTTCAATCGTTTCAGTCGTTAATACGCCAAAGATGACTGGAATGCCTTCTTGCATATTAATGGCAGAAACGCCTTTCGCTACTTCATTGCATACGTAGTCAAAATGAGGCGTCGATCCGCGAATCACTGTGCCAAGCGTAATCACTGCATCGTACTTGTTTGAAGCAGCCATCTTCTTCGCAACAAGTGGAATTTCAAAAGCGCCTGGAACCCATGCAACGTCAATATTTTCTTTCTCCACACCATGACGGCGTAATGCATCTTCTGCCCCACCTAGTAACTTTCCTGTAATAAACTCATTAAATCGACCAACAACAATCCCTATTTTTAAATCCGTTCCTACTAAATGACCTTCAAATATTTTTCCCATGAAATTTTCCCCCTTAAGCGTGTATTAAATGTCCAAGTTTTGTTTTTTTCGTTTCCATATATCTTCTATTTTCTTCTTTCGCAGGCATTTCGATTGGCAGTCGCTCAATAACTTGGACGCCATTCGTTTCAAGCCCTGTAATTTTTCGTGGATTATTCGTGAGTAATGAAATCTGTGTCACGCCAAGATCTCGTAAAATATGCGCGCCGATTCGATAATCTCTCGCATCGTCCGGAAAACCTAGTTTTTCATTCGCTTCGACAGTATCATAACCTTCGTCTTGTAATAGATAAGCTTTCATTTTATTAACAAGTCCGATTCCACGGCCTTCTTGTCTCAAGTATAATAAAATACCTTTTCCTTCATTTTCAATTTGCCGCAATGCCGCATGCAGTTGTGGGCCGCAATCGCATCGATTTGAGCCGAAAATATCGCCAGTTAAACATTCCGAATGAACACGAACTAGAACATTTTCATGCATTTCTATTTCACCTTTTACAAAAGCAAGATGTTCTTGTCCAGTTAATTTCTCTACATACGTAAAGACTTTGAATTCGCCGAATTGAGTTGATAACTCGATATCAACGACGTGTTCAACTAACGATTCGCGTGCCTGCCGATAATTCACTAACTCTTCAATCGTTAAAATAACTAAGTCAAAACGTTCTGCGATTTCTTTTAACTCTGGCCCTCTTGCCATCGTGCCATCCGGATTCAAAATTTCACAAATAACCCCGGCAGGTTCCGCTCCAGAAAGCTTTGCTAGGTCAACAGCCGCCTCCGTATGGCCAGGTCGCTCAAGTACACCCCCACTTTTCGCAATTAACGGGAATATATGCCCAGGCCTGTTAAATTCTTCAGGTTTTGCATTTGGATTTAGCATACTTAAAATCGTAGCTGACCGTTCAAATGTGGAAATTCCTGTATGCGTTGTGACATGGTCAATCGACACTGTAAAAGCTGTGCGATATGGGTCACTATTTTCTGCCGCCATAAGCGGTAACTGTAATTGAGCTGCCATTTCTTCCTCAATCGGTACGCAAATAAGTCCCTTTCCTTCAGACGCCATAAAGTTAATCATTTCGGGTGTCGCATATTTGCCTAAGGCGAGAAAGTCACCTTCGTTTTCTCTATCTTCATCGTCAACAACGATAATCGCTTTGCCTTTTTTTAATTCTTCAATCGCTTTTTCTACTGTCGTATACAAATTAGTCACCCCTTAATTTAGAAAACCATTTTGTGCAAGTAGTGACATTGTCACAGCACTCTGTTGTTTATCTTCTTTTTTAGATAATAATCGTTCAATATATTTCGCTAACATATCACATTCTACATTCACAATGTCGCCAACGCGTTTTTGTCCAATAATAGAGTCAGCTTGCGTAACCGGAATTAACGAAATAACAAATCCATTATCTGTCACATCAAAAACTGTGAGTGACGTTCCATCCACTGTCACAGACCCTTTTTGAATAAAATACTGTAATAATTCAGGTGCAATGTTAATTTCCATGTAAATTGCATTTTCTCTCTGTTGAACGGTCACTATTTCGCCAGTTCCATCAACATGTCCACTTACAAAATGACCGCCAAACCGACCATTTGCTGCCATTGCTCGTTCTAAATTGACACGACTTCCTACTTGTAAGGAATGAATCGTCGTTGCTTTTACCGTTTCAGGCATCACATCTGCTGTAAAATAGGACGTTGTAAAATCTTTAACCGTTAAACAAACACCATTTACCGCAATACTGTCCCCTTTATTGACATCTTCAAGGACCTTCGTACATTGGATTTGAAGCGTTAAAGAATTCGCGCCCCGATTTGCAGATTGAATTGTACCGATTTCTTCTACAATCCCAGTAAACACTATGACTCACCTTCCTTTCGAAACTGAGCATGAATTCTAATATCATTGCCAATTTTTTTCACATCTAGGAATGAAAGTCCTTCACTTTCTGCCATAAAGGAACGCGTTTCATCCATAAAAATCGTCGGACCATTGCCGATTAATTTTGGCGCTACGTATAAATAAAGTTCATCAGCCAACCGCGCATTCATAAAACTCGAATGGATGCGACTGCCGCCCTCGACAAATAAGGTCATAATTCCTTTTTGCGCAAGACGTGTTAGTACTTCCTCCAAAAAATGTGCAGAATCTGGAATTCTTTCAATAGATACATTGGAATATGTCGTTAATTGATCATTCAATTTTGTTGATTCCAATGTAAAAATAATTGTTTCTACAGCACCATCTATAATAACATTTGCTGTTTCGGGTGTTCGTAACTGTCGATCTAAAATAATTCGAATTGGATTCTTTCCACCATGGGGCAAACGGGTGGTTAGGAAAGGATTATCATGAAGTACGGTGTCAACGCCAACTAAAATTGCATCATGGGTATGACGGAGTTGATGGACATCTGTTCTAGAGGTTTCAGATGTAATCCATTTACTATCCCCATTTTGCGTTGCAAGTCGACCATCTAGGGTAGTGGCCGCTTTCAAAGTGACGTATGGTTTACCGTTTTGAATAAAATGAAAAAATGCGCGATTTAAATAGTCTGCCTCTTCCTGTAAAACACCGGTGCTTACTTCAATACCGGCTTGCTTTAGAATTTCGATGCCTCGTCCGTTCACAGAAGGATTTGGATCTGTTGACGCAATGATTACGCGACGAATCCCGCTTGAAATAATGAGTTCTGTACAAGGCGGTGTCTGTCCATGATGTGCACATGGTTCAAGGGTGACGTATAAATCCGCACCGAAAGCTGCTGCTCCCGCCATCTTTAATGCATGAACCTCAGCATGGGGAGTTCCCGCTTTTAAGTGGGCGCCTGTCCCAATAATTTGACCATTTTTTACACAAACGGCACCAACAAGAGGATTCGGTGAAGTTTGTCCTTCTGCACTTTGCGCCAATTGTAACGCTAATTTCATCATATTTTCATCAATCATCGACATTCCCCCTTTCAATTGTTAAAGAGGGCAATCTATTATCGGCATTGTACGTATTCCACAAAACTTCTCCCATCCAGACTTTAACTGTCGGTGCCGGAGTTTCACCAGCTCCACCGTTTTCTAGCAAGTAGAAAAGCGGGTCACGGACTAACAAGCATTACGCTCGATCACCGTCGGTAAGGAATTTCACCTTGCCCCGAAGTTATTTGAAAATATCGTACTTTCTTAAACCTACCACATCATTTTATAATAATCAATAGTAGTTTTTAGATTTATAGAACAAAAAAATGAAAATCATGACTTTAGATTCGTGTAATTAAGCCCAATTAACTTGAAGTTCGACAAGGTTATTCGATCTATTTTTCATTTTCACAACAAGTCTATTTGACTATTACTCTTTCTTCGACAATTATAATTTAACATATAAAAAGCATCGCTAAATTAAGCGATGCCCTTTGTTTCTCTTATTTTTGTAAGTCTTCAATTGAGTCGATGTCCATATATCTTGGAACGACTAAACCGATTTTTACACCTTCCATATTAATGCCAAGCTCTTCGAAGTCACCTTCAAATTTTTCAGCATATGTTTCGTGTGTAATCGGTAACCATGCTGCAAGAGAAGCATCTGCGCTGCCATTTGCAACAGCTGTCCATAATGGACCTGCTTCTACTTGTGTAAGTGTAACCTTATAGCCCATATCTTCCAGAACAATTTTCATAACGTTATGACTTGCGATTTCACTATCCCATGCTACGTATGCAAGTTTAATTTTATCGCCATTAACTTTATCGATACCATCTGTCCATTCTGATACCTTATCTTCATTTGCGTCAATCCAGTTTTGAGCTGCTACTTCTTCTTTCTCACCGTCTTGAATTGCAATCATAACCTCGGCCATGTCCTCTTCTGTCCAATTAAAGTTCGACAAAATTGCATGTGCCTCCGGAAGATCATCTTCTAACCCAATACGACCAATCGTACGGATTTGTTCTTCTCCGCCAAAAGAACCTTTTGGATCTTCAAGATATTTAAGCTTAAACTCCGCAAATTTCCAGTGCGGTGTCCAACCTGTAACAATAATTGGTTCTTCTTTATCATATGCTTTTTTCAGCGCTGCCGTCATTGCAGAACCTGAACCTGTAGTTAGCGTCCACTCATCTAATTCATAATCTTCAATTGCACGGTCAGCTGCTTCCATAATCCCAGCACCTGGGTCAATTCCTGTAATTTTATAATCTACTGATTCACCAACTGTTGTGTCATCATCTGAACCTGATTCTTTCTTAGTTGTATCGTCACTTCCACATGCTGCAAGTCCTAGTGCAAGCAATGCTGCTGCACCTAATCCAAATACTTTTTTCTTCAAAATCATTATGAAATTCCTCCTTGTTTCTTCGATCCTGCGTGTTGCGTGATGCGGTCTAAAATAATGGCAACAATGACAATCGCCACGCCGACTTCAACACCAACACCCGTTTTTAATTGTGTAACGGCTCGGTAAACTTCTTCACCAAGTCCGGGAGCACCTACCATTGACGCAATCACGACCATTGAAAGTGAAAGCATAATACTTTGGTTCACACCTGCTAAAATTGTCGGCTTAGCAAGCGGAATTTGAATCTTCACTAAACGTTGCCATGTTGTTGAACCGAATGCTTCAGTTGCTTCGATTAAATCCGTTGGCACTTGCTGAATCCCTAACATCGTTAAACGAATTGTCGGTGGCATTGCAAAAATAACTGATGCAACAACCCCCGGTACAACCCCGATGTTAAAGAAGAAAATAGCTGGGATTAAATAAACAAATGCTGGCATCGTCTGCATTAAATCTAGAATCGGATTCGTAATTTGTTTCACAGTTTTATTTTGTGATGCCAAAATCCCAATCGGTATCCCTATAACTACCGCAAAAAAGACGGCTGTCACAACTAGTGCTAGCATTTGCAACATCGGATACCATAAACCTAAATAGTCTATGAATAAGAATCCAATCAGTGTAAATAGCCCAATTTTTCTCGTTGAAATAAACCAAGCAAGTAAAGCAAATATGACTGCCAACAAAATTGATGGCACAAGGTTTAATAAATCGACTGATCCTTCTACAATTGCTTCTAAAAACGTTGAAATCCCATCAAATAACGGCGCAAAAATATCTGTTAACCATTGAACGCCATCGTCAATCCAGTCGGCAAATGGAAGGCGTGGTAAAAATTTATCCAATCTCCTCTACCTCCAACTCTGCGTCTGCAGAAACGACCCCATTACCATTAATAAAGCTGTCATTTCCAGATAATGCACCAATTAATGCACCACGAATAATAATTCCTTTAAGACGTTTCTCTTCATCCACAACCGCTACTGGAATCGTCGCTGTCGATACAGTGTCAAACAACTCTGTGAGTACACAATCTTCCAACACAGTCTGGATATCAGTAATGAGAATATCTTCCAAAGATTTCCCTTCACCAACTGCAGCATCTGCATCTTGTGCGGTCACTGCCCCTAATAGACGATGTTGCTTATCAGTTACATACATAGAGGAGATTCGCAGTCGTTTCATCAGACGAAGCGCCACCCGAGGACCACGGTCAATTTGTACCGAATCTGCTTGCTTCATAATATGAGCAGCTGTCAATACTTTCGATAAATCAACATCTTCAACGAATTTTTCAACGTATTCATTAGATGGATTCATTAAGATTTCTTCAGGTGTTCCAATTTGAACAATTTCTCCGTCCCTCATTAGAGCGATCCGATCGCCAATTCGAAGGGCTTCATCTAAATCATGGGTAATGAAAATAATTGTTTTCCCCATATCATTATGAAGCTGTAATAACTCATCTTGCATATCTTTACGAATTAACGGATCTAAGGCACTAAAAGCCTCATCCATCAACAAAATATCTGGATCGTTTGCAATGGCACGTGCTAGTCCAACACGTTGCTGCATGCCCCCGCTTAATTGAGATGGATATTGTTCTTCGTATCCGGCTAACCCAACTAATCTAAGTGATTCTATTGCTTTCTCTTTTCGTTCTTCTTTCGAAACACCTTGAATTTCCAATCCATATTCCGTGTTGGAAAGAATTGTTTTATGTGGAAATAGGGCAAAGTTTTGAAATACCATCCCAATTTTTTCACGACGAACTTTACGCAGTTTTTCTTTGTTCATTTGAACGATATCTTCACCGTCCAATAATATATGTCCCATCGTTGGGTCTATCAGTCTATTTAATAGACGAACAAGTGTAGATTTCCCACTTCCAGATAGTCCCATGATGACAAAGATTTCGCCTTCATACACATCAAAAGAAGCATGATTTACACCAACTGTGGATCCAGTTGCTTTTAAAATGTCTCCTTTTGTCTTTCCTTCTTGAAGTAATTGAGCCGCACGCTTCGTATGTTTACCGAAGATTTTCGTTGCTTGCTTCACTTCAATTTTCTTCTTACTATGTTGCACTTCCATTTTTACACTCCCTCGTTATTTACGAATGTTTACTAGTATAACTATAAACTTAGTACTTTACAACCTTTCTTACAATTTATTTAGTTTGTACAGAAAAAACCGTACAAACTTTAGGTTAAAAAAATTGATTTTCAATAGGAGTTAAACTATGCTATATGAAGAATATTTGACTAGGCTTTTAATAAGCTGAAAGCTATAAGGAGATAGCAGTATGAATGGATATGACAAACTTTTACGTTCACGCAAGCGCATTATGGAATCCATCACTCAGAACATCCATTTATTTGGTCAACCCCCTTCTGCCGGAAGACAATACAGTATGCTGTTCTTTGAAAATAAATCGATGACTTTAGACGAAATGGCTGAAGAACTAGGTATGAGTAAAACAAGCATGAGTACGTCTATTCGTTCATTAGCAGAATCTAAATTGGTTGAACGTGTATGGGAACGCGGTGTCCGAAAAGATTTATATAAGGTAAATGATGATTGGTACCAAAACTTCATTGATACTTTTTCACTTAGATGGGGAAGATCAATTTCTTTGCACTTAAGTGCGATTAGAAGGTCTAAACGGGAACTCCAAGAACTCATTGAAGATGAGTCAGCTGACGAAGAAGTGGTAGAACTAGCAAAGCAGGATATTGAAAAGCTAAATTATATGAGGAGTTATTATGAATGGTTAGAACGGCTTGTTGATGCGTTTGAAGACCATAAAATTTTTGATCTTGTGCCGAAAAATGAAAAGGAATATTAAAATGCAAAAACGACAATCAGTGCAAAATAACTGATTGTCGTTTTCTGTAGTCCAGTGGCTAACGAGCCAATTTGTTTAGCTATGGAACACTTCAAGCTATAATGAAACTAACTAAAAGGAGAGGGATTATATGGCCAAAGCAACTGTCTACACGACAACAACATGCCCATATTGCACAATGATGACAGATTACTTAACAGAACAAAATATTCCGTATGAGGAAATTAACGTGCAAGAAGATGTAAAGGCCCAGCGTAAATTAATCGCGGAGACCGGTGAGATGGGTGTTCCGCAAACGAAGCTAAACGACAAATGGATTTTAGGTTTCAATCCGGCTGAAATTCAAGAAGCGTTGAAGGGATAAATGTAATTGATCAAACGTTTATTTTCATGTAAATCATGTAGTTATCATAAGTTCGATACTAGGGAAAGAAGATTCCCCAAAATATGCCTTGGTCATGTTGCCATGGCCATTACAGGAATTGTTCTTGTCTATATGCAATGGATGCAGTAATGGATTAACCTCCTTTTCAAATAGAAGAGGAGGTTTATTTGTGTTTACTTAGCTATTTCTATGTTCGTTACCAACTCAACGCTTACATTTCCTTGAATCGCTCTGCTAATCATGCAAGAATTCTCTGCTTTTTCCGCTAGCCTTTGTGCAAGTGCGATTTCTTTATCTGTAGCACCTAGCTTTAAAATAATATGCGGTTTATGAATGATTTTTTTATATGTAATGACACCATTTGTTACATCGACCACACCAACTGATTCCATTTCTAATTGGTCTTTCTCAAGCTTACTTCGTTCCATCATCGCCGCCAGCGTAATGATATAGCACGTTGCTGCTGCCCCCAATAGCATTTCATCTGGATTTGTCCCAATTCCAGGTCCATCCATTTCGGGTGGGATAGATACTCTTGTTTTCAACTGCCCTGCCTCTATCGTCCCCACATCATTCCGACCGCCTGGCCACTTCGCTGTTAAATGAAATAAATGCTCCGCCATTCGCTTTCCCCTCCGATTTCTATATTTATTATACGGTAGTTAACTTAATTATTGCGCCCCCTGGAACAAATGCGTATGTTAAAGTGATAATATACTTGACTGTCCGAGTACAGTGGGACTTCGTTGATTGGAGTGGAGGGCGGCGAGGGCGTGCTCTCAAACGCTTCGCTTTTTGGTCGCAAAAGCCGTTCTTCGTGACGGCTTTTCCTGTGGGATTAGCTGGACAGGTAAGACCCCGCAGGGAGCGAAGCGACTAAGGAGGCTCACCGCCAGCCCCACGGAAAGCGTCCGCCCGGAACGAAAATCAACATTGTTCATGATTCACTCTAGAAATGTTAATTGTGATATTAGTTAACGTGTCAATTTCATTAATCACCAAAAAAGTAGAGGATACTTTCTCTCCTCTACTTTAATCATTCTATAATTTAACGTCTACAATATGTTCTTCATGCTCATGTAAATCTTCTTCATCTTCTACATGAATGATAATGGTATATTGTTCTGCTTCTTCAAACGTGTAAAGTGCGGTATATTCTCCCGCCTTTTCTTCTTTTGCATCTACCCAATCATGTTCATCAGAATTATCTTCATACCAAATTTCATAACGAACATTCAATTATTCTAATGGTAATTCATCTAATTCAACATGTACGATCAGTTCTTTTTCTTCACCAGCAGCAACATCTGTTGGCTTCATAAAATGCATAGAAAAGCCTTCTGTATGGTAATCATGCCCACTACTTTCTTCATACTTCCCGCCACTTCCAACAGTCACTTGTTCAACAGGCATTGTATGTAGACCTTTTGCTGTAACATGGACTTGAATATGGAAGAGTCCATCATGATCAAATGATGTTTCGGCTGTATAAACGCCTTCTTTTTCATTTGTTGAATCAATCATGACACTATCAGACTTCTTGCCTTCTTCCCAGACTTCATAGACCACTTCATCAGCATCATCTATTTTCTGATTGCCCATTGTGACAAGAGATGACATGTGAACGGTTTCACCAACTTCAACTTCATTCGTTACTGTTAATTTAACAAGTAGCGGTTCTAGTTCTGTTACATCTTCGATAAGTTCTTCTTTTTTCGTACAAGCGACTAATGTTCCCAACACGAGTGTAAATAGTAATACGGCAATTATTCGTTTCAAAAATAACTCCCCCAGTACTGCTTAATGTTTTCGTAAAACCCACATATTCAGTATAATTATACACAGAGGTTAAGAAGTTTTGGTGAAGTTAGAACACAGTCATTACTTCACCGAAACTTCAACCTTACCATATATCATTTTCCATAAAGCTATGGAATGAAATGAGGGAATACTATGTCTAATTACACAGTCATGATTATTGACGATGAAAGTCAAATGAGAAATCTTGTTCGCGATTTCTTAGAACGTGAACATTATAAAGTCGTCGAGGCAACAGATGGTGCGCATGCACTATCAATACTTCAACAAACAAAAACCGATTTATTTATTGTAGATGTTATGATGCCTTTTATGGATGGCTTTGAATTTGCTGAAAAAGTGAAACGCTACTCTCCTGCCCCGATCATTTTTTTATCCGCGAAAGGTGATGAGTGGGATAAAGTGAAAGGCTTGAAACTCGGTGGAGATGATTATATCGTCAAACCTTTTCATCCCCAAGAATTACTTGCCCGTGTTGAATCTGTTTTAAGACGAACTTATCAAAGTATTGAGCGAGCAGAATTGTTACGCGTTGGCCCGATCAGTATCGATACGGAATCACATACAGCGACAGCTGATGGTGAGCCGCTTTCCCTGACATTAAAAGAATATGGTCTATTAAAGTTATTCATCCAAAACACAGGACGCGTTTATTCAAGAGAACAATTACTTGAAACGATTTGGGGAGAAAATCACCAAAGTACAGAGCGCACGGTTGATACACATATTAAAACGCTTCGTTTAAAACTTGGCCCCTACAATAATTTTATCGAAACGGTTTGGGGCATTGGTTATCGATTTGAGGTGTCACATGAAAAGGAAGAATCTGACGTTTAGTAAAAAAATTATTATTCTACTCCTTTCCAGCATTGGTTTTACAATCCTTTTTTCATTTTTCTTTATCCATTATTTATATTCAAAACTATATTTGACAAGTATTGAGGAGTCGATTATTTATCAAGGGCATAGAACTGCTTCTCACTATCATTACGGAGAATTAAGCGAAGAAATTATTGAGAAAATCCAGTGGTACAATATTGTATCTGAATACGAAATTATTGTCGTGGATGATTTAGATGAACTGTCCTCCTATTTTCCTTATCAAATCAACACACAAGCCTTGTTAGAAGGTGATGATTACGAAACATTAAACCAAGGAAAATATGTGATGAAAGAAGGCTATGTAAAGGAACTTGATAGAGAAATCATCGGTGCTATTTTCCCGATTAGAGGAGAATATGAACTAATCGGTTTTATTTATATCTATGTTCCACTTGCCGCAATCCAGGATGTTTTTAAGGAAAGTATTCCTTTACTCATTGGTACGGGACTAATTTTCTTTTGTCTTCTGTTCATTATCGTCTGGTCGTTTTGGCGCTCATTATTTAATCCACTCAAAAAACTCGAGCACCATGCCGTTGAGGTTGCGAATGGTAATTATGAAAATCGATTGGCCATTCGATATGACGATGAAGTTGGTCAAGTTGCAAAAACGTTTAATATGATGACTGAATCACTTGAACAACAAGAAATACGACAAAAAGAATTCATCTCAAACATCGTTCACGAACTTCGAACGCCACTAACTTATGTCAGCGGTTACACACAAGCTTTAAAACAAGACTTTTCTTCCAAAAATAGAGATAACTATTTGAACACGATTGAAAAGGAAACAGAACGAATAAACAAATTAATTACCGATTTAGTTGACTTGTCTCATTTGCAAGAAGGTTTATATACGATGACAAAGCAACCGTTAGCCATCGCACAAGTTCTGTTAGACACGATTGATTTATTTTTAATTCATAGTCAAAAGAAGCAGATTCAACTTCAAGTAACAGTCGACGAAGAGTTAATTGTGTTAGGCGATGCGAAACGTATCCAACAAGTCTTTTATAATATTATTGATAATGCAATTAAGTACTCAAAGATTGATAACGACGTGTTTATATCATTGGAAAACGATAATGAACACGCCAAATTTCAAGTACAAAACCTTGGTACAGTCATTGATGCGGAAGATATTCCGTATATCGGCAACCGATTTTTTCGTACAGATAAAGCACGCAATCGAACGACGGGCGGTACTGGTCTTGGATTATCAATTGTTAAAGAAATTACACGGCTTCACGATGGTCAATTTTCGATTACTAGTGATGTGAACGACGGAACGATTGTGACGGTTCAACTACCACTATTATAAGGAAGAGATATAATGAAGTTTCGATTAGTCGGATATTTACTTGTTCTGTCTACCATTTTGCTAGCGGCATGCAATTCTTCGTCTATGCCAATAGAAAGAATAGAAACTTTCACTTTTACCAATCAAAATGGAGACGCATATGGGATGGAAGATTTGCATGGTAACGTTTGGATTGCCAATTTTATCTTCACAAGTTGTCAAACCGTTTGCCAACCGATGACAGCTGAAACGGCATCACTGCAGGAAAAATTAAAAGCCAAAGGACTCCCAGTGACTTTTATTTCATTTACAGTTGATCCGGAAGTCGATACGCCGGAAAGGTTGCATTCTTTTGTCATGGATTTTACAAATGACCTTTCAAATTGGCACTTACTTACAGGTTATTCACCAGATGATATTGAAATATTTGCACGGGAACATTTTAAAACCATCGTGCATAAGCCACCATCATCTTCCCAAGTGATTCATAGTTCAAATTACT
This window of the Sporosarcina pasteurii genome carries:
- a CDS encoding response regulator transcription factor, coding for MSNYTVMIIDDESQMRNLVRDFLEREHYKVVEATDGAHALSILQQTKTDLFIVDVMMPFMDGFEFAEKVKRYSPAPIIFLSAKGDEWDKVKGLKLGGDDYIVKPFHPQELLARVESVLRRTYQSIERAELLRVGPISIDTESHTATADGEPLSLTLKEYGLLKLFIQNTGRVYSREQLLETIWGENHQSTERTVDTHIKTLRLKLGPYNNFIETVWGIGYRFEVSHEKEESDV
- a CDS encoding cell wall metabolism sensor histidine kinase WalK; protein product: MKRKNLTFSKKIIILLLSSIGFTILFSFFFIHYLYSKLYLTSIEESIIYQGHRTASHYHYGELSEEIIEKIQWYNIVSEYEIIVVDDLDELSSYFPYQINTQALLEGDDYETLNQGKYVMKEGYVKELDREIIGAIFPIRGEYELIGFIYIYVPLAAIQDVFKESIPLLIGTGLIFFCLLFIIVWSFWRSLFNPLKKLEHHAVEVANGNYENRLAIRYDDEVGQVAKTFNMMTESLEQQEIRQKEFISNIVHELRTPLTYVSGYTQALKQDFSSKNRDNYLNTIEKETERINKLITDLVDLSHLQEGLYTMTKQPLAIAQVLLDTIDLFLIHSQKKQIQLQVTVDEELIVLGDAKRIQQVFYNIIDNAIKYSKIDNDVFISLENDNEHAKFQVQNLGTVIDAEDIPYIGNRFFRTDKARNRTTGGTGLGLSIVKEITRLHDGQFSITSDVNDGTIVTVQLPLL
- a CDS encoding SCO family protein, encoding MKFRLVGYLLVLSTILLAACNSSSMPIERIETFTFTNQNGDAYGMEDLHGNVWIANFIFTSCQTVCQPMTAETASLQEKLKAKGLPVTFISFTVDPEVDTPERLHSFVMDFTNDLSNWHLLTGYSPDDIEIFAREHFKTIVHKPPSSSQVIHSSNYYLVDQEGHLMGEYNFIDTTYYESLVTDIEKILK